A DNA window from Vanacampus margaritifer isolate UIUO_Vmar chromosome 19, RoL_Vmar_1.0, whole genome shotgun sequence contains the following coding sequences:
- the cox7a2b gene encoding cytochrome c oxidase subunit 7A2b produces MNRSVFALQQVARRTFCGSARRQVENRVPQNQRRFQEDNGIPVYLKGGTVDGLLYRFTMALTVFGGAYAVYELVKAAYPQKKKN; encoded by the exons ATGAATCGAAGCGTTTTT GCTCTCCAGCAGGTGGCGCGGCGGACTTTTTGCGGCTCGGCTCGGAGGCAGGTGGAGAACCGGGTCCCCCAGAACCAGAGGCGCTTCCAG gaggATAACGGCATCCCGGTGTATCTGAAAGGCGGCACGGTGGACGGGCTGCTCTACCGCTTCACAATGGCGCTCACCGTCTTCG GTGGCGCATACGCCGTGTACGAGTTGGTGAAGGCGGCCTACccccagaagaagaagaactga
- the LOC144039886 gene encoding complement C1q tumor necrosis factor-related protein 3-like — MAFSHLTAAAATLLIVCAVGGLQAQHSYTDETEKNVLLYQLAARVDKLEKDAAEAAKAPVSFAAALVATSDWTHQGPFETDTNLVFSKVITNVGNGYDSETGIFTAPVRGLYFVLFSGNVGNSGNLNAAVMKNGINMFAIYDTQGTFSSATNGMPLVLEQGDKLWVTLWANRSIFDQSRLSTFSGFLIKSM, encoded by the exons ATGGCGTTCTCACACTTGACCGCTGCGGCGGCGACGCTGCTGATCGTGTGTGCTGTCGGCGGCCTTCAAGCTCAGCACAGCTACACTGATGAAACAGAGAAAAACGTCCTCCTGTACCAGCTGGCGGCGCGCGTGGACAAGCTGGAGAAGGACGCGGCTGAAGCAG CCAAAGCACCTGTGTCTTTTGCGGCGGCGCTGGTCGCCACGTCGGATTGGACCCACCAGGGTCCCTTTGAAACGGACACCAACCTGGTGTTCAGCAAAGTCATCACCAACGTAGGAAACGGCTACGACTCGGAAACAG GCATCTTCACAGCCCCCGTCAGGGGTCTCTACTTCGTCCTCTTCAGCGGCAACGTGGGCAACTCCGGCAACTTGAACGCAGCCGTGATGAAGAACGGCATCAACATGTTCGCCATCTACGACACGCAGGGCACGTTCAGCAGCGCCACCAACGGGATGCCGCTGGTACTGGAGCAGGGAGACAAGCTGTGGGTCACCTTGTGGGCCAACAGGAGCATCTTTGACCAGAGCCGACTCAGCACCTTCAGCGGCTTCCTCATCAAAAGCATGTGA